In Haloarcula salinisoli, one genomic interval encodes:
- a CDS encoding HNH endonuclease, whose protein sequence is MVDFALSWPLEIGERLSQEEVDDVFSANFGFQFKGITPRTRDEGKFIILNSNAGEIYDDQHRDDGTLIYEGEGKEEKGDQSSDYANGALIEAESELRPIYLFTSEEGVDEYEYEGLVDVQNYRYVSDGSRMVYKFELQKLGVASWEEYQEMAEEVSDPDEDSPLLIDNDPEYTESRRRVRSTTFAREVKQQYDYTCAVCGQSRRTPTGHPEVEAAHIYPKSEGGDDDVRNGIALCKLHHWAFDSGWFSLTDDRTVTVNEWSERELPEEVASLAGNQLLEPKSLDKVPDQQVIEGHRELHGFES, encoded by the coding sequence ATGGTGGATTTTGCACTATCCTGGCCATTAGAAATTGGTGAAAGGCTGTCTCAAGAAGAGGTAGACGACGTTTTTAGCGCGAACTTCGGGTTTCAGTTCAAAGGAATAACGCCCCGCACTCGCGATGAGGGGAAATTTATCATCCTGAATTCTAATGCGGGGGAAATCTACGACGATCAACACCGTGACGATGGAACACTGATCTACGAAGGTGAGGGTAAGGAGGAAAAGGGGGACCAATCATCAGACTATGCGAACGGAGCGCTCATCGAGGCGGAATCTGAGTTGCGTCCCATCTATCTGTTCACAAGTGAGGAAGGGGTCGACGAGTACGAATACGAGGGCCTCGTCGACGTTCAAAATTACAGGTATGTGAGCGACGGTTCGCGGATGGTCTACAAGTTCGAACTGCAGAAGCTCGGGGTAGCAAGTTGGGAGGAGTACCAGGAAATGGCTGAGGAAGTGAGCGACCCAGATGAGGACTCACCTTTATTAATCGACAACGATCCCGAGTATACCGAAAGTAGACGTCGAGTGAGATCGACCACCTTTGCTCGTGAAGTGAAGCAGCAGTATGACTACACGTGTGCGGTTTGTGGTCAGTCTCGACGAACTCCAACAGGGCATCCGGAAGTAGAAGCCGCTCACATCTATCCGAAGTCGGAAGGCGGCGACGACGATGTACGGAACGGAATCGCACTCTGTAAACTCCACCATTGGGCGTTCGACTCGGGGTGGTTCAGCCTAACCGACGATAGAACCGTGACCGTGAACGAATGGTCGGAGCGTGAACTTCCTGAGGAAGTTGCATCTCTTGCAGGGAATCAACTGTTAGAACCCAAAAGCCTCGACAAAGTGCCGGATCAGCAGGTGATCGAAGGTCATCGAGAACTCCACGGATTCGAGTCTTGA
- a CDS encoding MarR family transcriptional regulator yields the protein MEVSRVTGYIEPAPHEFSANFLFDENGLAPYFAADSRVKAGDGSQVAEFTDQGEQWIVKLYFQESNIVHPGTRLPTGTEWRLHEMREFRLKVARHPDEDPVGEQDFNAHLAPRWQGMKTENKYGNVSEHSVPEPIIEAINVKIAGSNIEFARYQRLLQSAAAAVRVRGDYFEVPHEYSNIQDAERYVRLAKETSGPVHARDGPIASMAHLLENDRAGYRKVVQNDDDEYGRNLPGYYHTVTLGPRRVREVFPDHALPKEIKHYYARHALSQSGDSPLAHPKVGVSYQVSRWNETLGVTPDDLDQLQRELDQTLLSVLADAGLDIAPTHGTGIFVTDAYFDAKTTESGPEVIALDVTEIRSTQESVVIRHLADGLSPVQWESLQTLVTDGGEVSPADIADEHGRHVESVRRALRGIEDLVEREYARVSLRSSHIADLVHQAVTEAEDAVKRAAEAGAKAVRTAQQGMDETMSVFIAWAARHGIDIDDALSRREARMEMRFGAPGQRAGRVIREGFEIWEDAGLPAQRYRMARIRFSDGSLANAWQYLNPG from the coding sequence ATGGAGGTGTCGCGCGTGACGGGGTACATCGAGCCGGCCCCACACGAATTCTCCGCGAACTTCCTGTTCGACGAGAACGGGCTGGCCCCGTACTTCGCCGCCGACTCACGAGTGAAAGCAGGCGACGGCAGCCAAGTCGCTGAATTCACCGACCAGGGGGAGCAGTGGATCGTGAAGCTGTATTTCCAGGAGAGCAATATCGTCCATCCGGGTACTCGACTACCGACTGGGACAGAGTGGCGGCTCCACGAGATGCGGGAGTTTCGACTGAAAGTCGCTCGTCACCCAGATGAGGATCCAGTCGGTGAACAAGACTTCAATGCTCACCTGGCTCCCCGTTGGCAGGGAATGAAAACCGAGAACAAGTACGGAAATGTCTCGGAGCATTCGGTCCCGGAGCCGATTATAGAGGCTATCAACGTGAAAATCGCCGGGTCGAATATCGAATTCGCGCGCTACCAGCGATTGCTTCAATCAGCAGCTGCGGCTGTCAGGGTTCGAGGTGACTATTTCGAGGTCCCACACGAGTACAGCAACATCCAAGATGCCGAACGGTACGTCCGTCTTGCTAAGGAAACTAGCGGGCCGGTCCACGCCCGTGATGGCCCGATCGCCTCGATGGCACACCTCCTGGAAAACGATCGTGCCGGATACCGCAAAGTCGTACAGAACGACGATGACGAGTACGGGCGTAATCTCCCAGGGTACTATCACACGGTCACGCTCGGCCCACGACGCGTCCGCGAGGTCTTCCCCGACCATGCCCTCCCTAAGGAGATCAAACACTACTACGCGAGGCACGCGCTCTCTCAGTCTGGCGACTCACCCTTGGCACATCCGAAGGTGGGTGTGTCCTACCAAGTGAGCCGGTGGAACGAGACCCTTGGAGTTACACCCGACGACCTCGACCAGCTCCAGAGAGAGCTCGACCAGACGCTACTGTCGGTCCTCGCTGATGCCGGGCTCGATATCGCCCCTACGCACGGGACCGGTATCTTCGTCACAGATGCGTACTTTGACGCGAAAACCACAGAGAGCGGCCCGGAAGTGATCGCACTGGACGTGACTGAGATACGGTCGACTCAGGAGAGCGTCGTCATCCGCCACCTCGCAGATGGTCTCAGTCCAGTTCAGTGGGAGAGCCTACAGACACTCGTCACCGACGGCGGTGAAGTTTCGCCAGCCGATATCGCTGATGAGCACGGTCGGCACGTTGAGAGTGTCCGCCGAGCGCTGCGCGGGATTGAGGACTTAGTGGAGCGTGAATACGCCCGAGTAAGTCTCCGGTCGAGCCATATCGCTGATCTCGTCCACCAGGCCGTCACAGAGGCAGAAGACGCTGTGAAGCGCGCTGCCGAGGCAGGCGCGAAGGCTGTCAGGACTGCTCAGCAGGGCATGGACGAGACGATGAGCGTCTTCATCGCTTGGGCCGCCCGACATGGTATCGACATCGACGATGCTCTCAGCCGGCGTGAGGCACGGATGGAAATGCGGTTTGGTGCTCCTGGTCAGCGAGCCGGTCGAGTCATTCGGGAGGGCTTCGAGATCTGGGAGGATGCAGGACTCCCAGCCCAGCGGTACCGCATGGCGAGAATTCGATTTAGCGACGGTAGTCTCGCTAACGCCTGGCAGTACCTGAACCCCGGATAG
- a CDS encoding universal stress protein, with product MYRILVPVDTDPDRARGQAAFVEDLPTDAANIEVIVTHALPPDDVKDPDDPEGLEEVETVTLARDYLEERGYDVTLATARLPPADGILDLAEDHEADHIVMGSRKRSPTGKVIFGSVSQQVLLESPVPVTIVGTKPA from the coding sequence ATGTACCGGATACTCGTCCCAGTCGATACGGACCCGGACCGAGCCCGCGGGCAGGCCGCCTTCGTCGAGGACCTGCCGACAGACGCGGCGAACATCGAGGTCATCGTCACTCACGCGCTGCCGCCGGATGACGTCAAGGACCCGGACGACCCTGAGGGTCTCGAAGAGGTCGAGACTGTCACGCTCGCGCGGGACTACCTCGAAGAGCGCGGCTACGACGTGACCCTCGCAACGGCTCGTCTTCCGCCGGCCGACGGGATCCTCGATCTGGCAGAAGACCACGAGGCCGACCACATCGTCATGGGGTCGCGAAAGCGTTCCCCGACCGGCAAGGTCATCTTCGGCAGCGTCTCCCAGCAGGTCCTGCTGGAATCGCCCGTGCCGGTCACCATCGTCGGCACGAAACCAGCTTGA
- a CDS encoding class I SAM-dependent methyltransferase, whose amino-acid sequence MGVPCVRVPVTDGEATRQRLAEADAIDDGYDITVEEEVLYVPVTDPTLVPDSFDVVEFDAPVREGQTMPADELGFAPSYERLGDLVIIDEDDPERAQRIADAIVASDLPVEGVLNRASKIKGTERVRDWEILAGDTTEAVHREYGCAFELDLAEVYFSPRLATERHRVVEQVREGEQAFDMFAGVGPFVVPFAKRGGTCVGTDINERAIEYLRDNAARNGVADRITALCGDVRELAADYEGWADRIVMNLPHSADEFLATAVELAGDDCTIHYYDIQPDTDPFGPGERAIRSAAEPDYEVTVETRRTVRSYAPGEHNVVIDARLRR is encoded by the coding sequence ATGGGCGTTCCCTGCGTTCGCGTGCCAGTCACGGATGGCGAGGCGACTCGCCAGCGATTGGCCGAGGCGGATGCCATCGACGACGGCTACGATATCACTGTCGAGGAGGAGGTGCTGTACGTTCCAGTGACGGACCCCACTCTGGTGCCGGACAGCTTCGACGTCGTGGAGTTCGACGCGCCGGTCCGGGAGGGCCAGACGATGCCGGCCGACGAACTGGGCTTTGCGCCGAGCTACGAACGGCTCGGGGACCTGGTCATCATCGACGAGGACGACCCCGAGCGAGCCCAGCGAATCGCAGACGCCATCGTAGCGTCGGACCTGCCCGTCGAGGGGGTGTTGAACCGTGCCTCGAAGATCAAGGGGACCGAGCGGGTCCGCGACTGGGAGATTCTGGCCGGTGATACCACCGAAGCCGTCCACCGGGAGTACGGCTGTGCGTTCGAACTCGACCTCGCCGAGGTGTACTTCTCGCCGCGGCTGGCGACCGAGCGCCACCGCGTGGTCGAGCAGGTCCGCGAGGGCGAGCAGGCGTTCGATATGTTCGCCGGTGTCGGCCCCTTCGTCGTGCCGTTCGCAAAGCGCGGTGGGACCTGCGTCGGAACGGACATCAACGAGCGGGCTATCGAGTATCTCCGGGACAATGCAGCGCGCAACGGTGTCGCGGACCGCATCACAGCCCTCTGTGGCGACGTGCGAGAGCTCGCGGCCGACTACGAGGGGTGGGCCGACCGTATCGTGATGAACCTGCCACACAGCGCCGACGAGTTTCTGGCGACGGCGGTCGAGCTGGCCGGCGACGACTGCACGATACACTACTACGACATCCAGCCCGACACGGACCCGTTCGGACCGGGCGAGCGGGCGATACGGTCGGCGGCGGAGCCCGACTACGAGGTGACGGTCGAGACCCGCCGGACCGTCCGGTCGTACGCCCCCGGCGAGCACAACGTCGTCATCGACGCCCGATTACGGCGGTGA
- the dph5 gene encoding diphthine synthase, which yields MLTFVGLGLYDERSVTIEGRDAISDADRVFAEFYTSRLVGTDLETLEAFHDTDIEVRDRAGVEQDPEPVLDAAQGDNVVFLTAGDTMVSTTHTDLRIRAEERGIETRIVHGTTAQTAAGSLTGLQNYRFGKATTLPFEKAHGGDGVPDSVVATIEDNRARDLHTLVYLDIKVDDPHWAESDDTYMTADQAAELLAAEFPDQLAVVVARAGSPDPLVAADTLSALAKRDFGDPLHLLVIPAQLHPIEDEALSAIADD from the coding sequence ATGCTCACTTTCGTCGGTCTCGGCCTCTACGACGAACGCTCGGTCACCATCGAAGGGCGCGACGCTATCAGCGACGCGGACCGCGTCTTCGCGGAGTTCTACACCAGCCGCCTCGTCGGGACGGACCTCGAGACACTGGAAGCGTTCCACGACACCGACATCGAGGTCCGTGACCGCGCCGGCGTCGAACAGGACCCCGAGCCAGTTCTCGACGCCGCACAGGGCGATAACGTCGTCTTCCTCACCGCCGGGGATACGATGGTCTCGACGACCCACACCGACCTGCGCATCCGTGCCGAAGAGCGCGGCATCGAGACCCGAATCGTCCACGGCACCACCGCTCAGACGGCAGCCGGCTCGCTCACCGGGCTCCAGAACTACCGCTTCGGGAAGGCCACGACCCTCCCGTTCGAGAAAGCCCACGGGGGGGACGGCGTCCCGGACAGCGTCGTCGCAACTATCGAAGACAACCGGGCGCGTGACCTCCACACGCTCGTCTATCTCGACATCAAGGTCGACGACCCACACTGGGCCGAGAGCGACGACACCTACATGACTGCCGACCAGGCTGCCGAACTGCTCGCCGCTGAGTTTCCCGACCAGCTGGCCGTCGTCGTTGCCCGCGCCGGGAGCCCCGACCCGCTGGTCGCCGCCGACACACTGTCGGCGCTCGCAAAACGAGACTTCGGCGACCCGCTCCATCTGCTGGTGATACCTGCACAGCTCCATCCGATAGAAGACGAGGCGCTTTCGGCTATCGCCGACGACTAG
- the artA gene encoding archaeosortase A — protein sequence MSLPVLQSTISAGGVTFDPLVWSEPLMWVVLAAFLGSAVVARYDVEWARRVAVAGWVAFGAFWLVLIPHFTLTQKSFIEGIGSFAAVPLSVWAGYHLYQGRDSLFVLTRAVGLMGLVYVPFLTIGPLRQAIVESVADQTAFLLSLLGVDPLLVDGLSYNGVPIVDKPYPHRSTFWFEGNSQPITYTIILACTGIGSIAIFVGGILSVAAPWRRKLRALAMTVSVIYVLNLVRNVFIAVSFGEQRMQIFPNLVMTLFSVEDPQMVSYYVADRILAQTGSVIALVAITYFLVKELPEVTVLVEDLLFLVTGTEYDLTAALDQSGEPEDVATPSDD from the coding sequence ATGTCTCTCCCCGTACTTCAGTCGACCATCTCCGCTGGCGGGGTAACCTTTGACCCGCTCGTCTGGTCGGAACCGCTGATGTGGGTTGTCCTCGCGGCGTTTCTGGGTAGTGCTGTCGTGGCCCGGTACGACGTGGAGTGGGCCCGCCGGGTTGCCGTGGCGGGCTGGGTGGCCTTCGGGGCGTTCTGGCTGGTTCTCATCCCGCATTTCACGCTGACACAGAAGAGCTTCATCGAGGGCATCGGGAGTTTCGCGGCGGTGCCGCTGTCGGTCTGGGCGGGCTATCACCTGTATCAGGGCCGGGACTCGCTGTTCGTGCTCACGCGAGCGGTGGGGCTGATGGGGCTGGTGTACGTCCCCTTCCTCACCATCGGCCCGTTGCGCCAGGCCATCGTCGAATCCGTCGCTGACCAGACGGCGTTCCTGCTGTCGCTGCTGGGGGTCGACCCACTCCTCGTCGACGGGCTGTCGTACAACGGCGTTCCGATAGTCGATAAACCGTATCCTCACAGGAGCACGTTCTGGTTCGAGGGGAACTCCCAGCCGATAACGTACACGATAATCCTGGCCTGTACCGGCATCGGTAGCATCGCCATCTTCGTGGGCGGTATCCTGTCCGTCGCGGCGCCGTGGCGGCGGAAGCTCCGCGCGCTGGCGATGACGGTGTCGGTCATCTACGTGTTGAATCTGGTCCGAAACGTGTTCATCGCCGTCTCATTTGGCGAGCAGCGTATGCAGATATTCCCGAACCTTGTGATGACGCTGTTCAGCGTCGAGGACCCCCAGATGGTGTCGTACTACGTCGCGGACCGCATCCTCGCACAGACGGGGTCGGTCATCGCCCTCGTCGCGATTACGTACTTCCTGGTCAAAGAACTCCCGGAGGTGACCGTGCTGGTCGAGGACCTCCTCTTCCTGGTGACGGGAACCGAATACGACCTGACGGCGGCGCTCGACCAGAGCGGTGAACCGGAGGACGTCGCGACCCCGAGCGACGACTAG
- a CDS encoding BGTF surface domain-containing protein has product MYRVRELNDDDEPGTLRRSINSEGDNTIEFDLDGQLSEGDFVIVNPSGQPINVGPNGFGTVSSLAPDGSVNTSDQFEVVTMDLSAEFEDSSVGNDGGSTDVDYEVTSDIRADDYSVNISAEGLDTDELGDIFQNANIVTTYEDEDIIEVTQSGSGTADGTFDLNFTDINADTYTFEANVTDTDASDTDTIEVTDTGSAEADFGDNVFVEQRGDIANITVELSNTDEATIQIGQDSNGYAAVAEVTDDDEDGVAYVEFNTFTAGHYDERAEVVTGGDDDTDVSVTSSSNLTGNGYYGGDILDATSYDMFVTEGFVSSVDSENADARATLQLSEASVDSTQIWTAPEDTYDDLADEDAEDIGAYTGTNLTQTDTVAAGDTVVVQVQGSGFEGALENRGGILTNADATTIYGNISEQNDSTIPAGLKFESEPIPNVDEPALDIGQLGSNNYSVIYDEANDQHFVVVDSTAMVDTFESTTPYDFDDGDLFTANFTAYENSDLVDDDVSVTGDFNVEDAEAELDTNEDDEIVLQAASGQEVTGETNLAPGTELELELDSDTSGDPFVKRPEAVVQEDGTFTAVADFSENSAGSEFTASIIAVSGDEYDGRLVDGPVDPGTETPGTDTQDTPEPTDTATATDTPEPMTDTATATDTATETADEATETGTSGGSGPGFTAALALIALVAAALLAVRRNN; this is encoded by the coding sequence GTGTATCGCGTCCGAGAACTGAACGATGACGATGAGCCGGGCACTCTGCGCCGCTCGATCAACTCGGAAGGTGACAACACAATCGAATTCGATCTGGACGGTCAGCTCTCCGAGGGCGACTTCGTCATCGTCAACCCGAGTGGCCAGCCGATAAACGTTGGGCCGAATGGCTTCGGGACGGTCTCCTCGCTGGCTCCCGACGGTAGCGTCAACACGTCGGACCAGTTCGAGGTCGTCACGATGGACCTCTCCGCCGAGTTCGAAGATTCCTCGGTCGGTAACGACGGCGGCTCCACCGACGTCGACTACGAGGTCACCTCCGACATCCGAGCAGATGACTACTCGGTCAACATCAGCGCTGAAGGCCTCGACACTGACGAGCTCGGGGATATCTTCCAGAACGCGAACATCGTTACGACCTACGAGGATGAAGACATCATCGAAGTCACCCAGAGTGGTAGTGGCACCGCTGATGGGACCTTCGACCTCAACTTCACCGACATCAACGCTGACACGTACACGTTCGAAGCGAACGTGACGGACACTGACGCATCCGACACTGACACCATCGAAGTTACCGATACCGGCTCCGCAGAGGCCGACTTCGGTGACAACGTCTTCGTGGAACAGCGCGGTGACATCGCGAACATCACCGTCGAGCTGTCCAACACGGACGAGGCGACGATCCAGATTGGTCAGGATTCCAACGGCTACGCTGCCGTTGCCGAAGTCACGGACGATGACGAGGACGGCGTCGCGTACGTCGAATTCAACACCTTCACCGCTGGCCACTACGACGAGCGAGCTGAAGTCGTAACCGGCGGCGACGACGACACGGACGTCAGTGTGACGTCCTCTTCGAACCTCACCGGTAACGGCTACTACGGCGGGGACATCCTCGACGCGACCAGCTACGACATGTTCGTCACCGAGGGCTTCGTCAGCTCGGTCGACAGCGAAAACGCTGACGCCCGCGCAACGCTCCAGCTGAGCGAAGCATCCGTCGACAGCACGCAGATCTGGACGGCACCCGAAGACACCTACGACGACCTCGCTGACGAGGACGCCGAGGACATCGGTGCCTACACCGGCACCAACCTCACGCAGACCGACACCGTCGCAGCAGGCGACACGGTCGTCGTGCAGGTTCAGGGCTCCGGTTTCGAGGGCGCTCTCGAGAACCGTGGCGGCATCCTCACCAATGCCGATGCGACTACAATCTACGGTAACATCTCCGAGCAGAACGACAGCACCATCCCGGCCGGACTGAAGTTCGAGTCCGAGCCGATCCCGAACGTTGACGAGCCTGCGCTTGACATCGGTCAGCTCGGCTCGAACAACTACTCCGTCATCTACGACGAGGCGAACGACCAGCACTTCGTCGTGGTCGACAGCACCGCGATGGTCGACACGTTCGAGAGCACCACTCCGTACGACTTCGACGACGGTGACCTGTTCACCGCGAACTTCACCGCCTACGAGAACAGCGATCTCGTGGACGACGACGTTTCGGTCACAGGTGACTTCAACGTCGAAGACGCCGAGGCTGAACTCGACACCAACGAGGACGACGAGATCGTCCTCCAGGCCGCATCTGGTCAGGAAGTGACCGGCGAGACGAACCTCGCACCCGGCACCGAGCTCGAACTCGAGCTCGACAGCGACACGAGCGGCGATCCGTTCGTGAAGCGGCCCGAAGCGGTCGTCCAGGAGGACGGCACCTTCACCGCTGTCGCTGACTTCAGCGAGAACAGCGCTGGCTCCGAGTTCACCGCGAGCATCATCGCTGTCTCCGGCGACGAATACGACGGCCGACTCGTCGACGGTCCGGTCGACCCGGGCACGGAAACGCCTGGCACGGACACGCAGGACACGCCTGAGCCGACGGACACGGCAACGGCAACCGACACGCCTGAGCCGATGACGGACACGGCAACGGCAACCGACACGGCAACCGAGACTGCCGACGAAGCGACCGAGACCGGCACCAGCGGTGGTAGCGGGCCTGGCTTCACGGCCGCACTCGCTCTCATCGCGCTCGTCGCTGCTGCGCTGCTCGCAGTCCGACGCAACAACTAA
- a CDS encoding VOC family protein: MLTLDHTMMRVEDLEASLDWYQDYLDYEEKGRWEADTFTNVFLGPEDVHEEGALLELTYNHDGRSYTHGDAWGHIAVRVEDVYDAYEELMDAGVEDYRDPDSCGGSYAFVKDPDGHEVEIVERDHGAKWSLDHTMLRVEDADQAIGWYTRKLDYEMFRRSEHSSFALYFLKPRDAADEAMSVELTYNYDGRSYDMGDAWGHVAVRTEDLNDTWEALMQRNAEDYRDPESCDDRYAFTKTPQGHEVEIVRE; the protein is encoded by the coding sequence ATGCTGACACTCGACCATACGATGATGCGTGTCGAAGACCTCGAAGCGTCTCTGGACTGGTATCAGGACTACCTCGACTACGAGGAGAAGGGCCGCTGGGAGGCCGACACGTTCACGAACGTCTTCCTCGGCCCCGAAGACGTCCACGAGGAGGGCGCGCTGCTCGAACTGACGTACAATCACGACGGGCGCTCGTACACGCACGGGGACGCGTGGGGCCACATCGCTGTCCGGGTCGAGGACGTCTACGACGCCTACGAGGAGCTGATGGACGCCGGCGTCGAGGACTACCGCGACCCCGACTCCTGTGGCGGCTCGTATGCCTTCGTCAAGGACCCTGACGGCCACGAAGTCGAAATCGTCGAGCGCGACCACGGCGCGAAGTGGAGCCTCGACCACACCATGCTGCGGGTGGAAGACGCCGACCAGGCTATCGGCTGGTACACCCGGAAACTGGACTACGAGATGTTCCGCCGTTCCGAGCACTCCTCTTTTGCGCTGTACTTCCTGAAGCCTCGCGACGCCGCCGACGAGGCGATGTCGGTTGAGCTGACCTACAACTACGACGGCCGCAGCTACGACATGGGCGACGCCTGGGGCCACGTCGCGGTTCGCACCGAGGATCTCAACGACACGTGGGAGGCGCTCATGCAGCGCAACGCCGAGGACTACCGCGACCCCGAGAGCTGTGACGACCGCTACGCGTTTACGAAGACCCCCCAGGGTCACGAAGTCGAGATTGTTAGGGAGTAG
- a CDS encoding TIGR04206 family protein, whose protein sequence is MVADSRRRLVVVALLGLFPWTVLVIGSELTLVFPAGLVNTNPPSFVSIYDFFFRFTDRVPSFIQSWRTGVLLYLLALASAVSGVVWREDPRITALALVGAALSQVSVFLGFNRRPGYVALPVGTVVILAAVWWYYWPLFTTDGTTDDD, encoded by the coding sequence ATGGTCGCTGACTCGCGGCGTCGCCTCGTCGTCGTCGCCCTGCTGGGACTGTTCCCGTGGACAGTGCTGGTCATCGGGAGTGAGCTGACGCTGGTGTTCCCGGCCGGGCTGGTCAACACGAACCCGCCTTCGTTCGTCTCGATATACGACTTCTTCTTCAGATTCACCGACCGGGTGCCATCGTTCATCCAGTCGTGGCGGACGGGCGTCCTGCTGTATCTGCTCGCGCTCGCGAGTGCAGTCTCCGGTGTGGTCTGGCGCGAGGACCCCCGCATCACCGCGCTGGCGCTCGTCGGTGCGGCGCTCTCACAGGTCAGCGTCTTCCTCGGCTTCAACAGGCGGCCGGGCTACGTCGCCCTCCCCGTCGGCACGGTCGTGATTCTGGCGGCGGTCTGGTGGTACTACTGGCCGCTGTTCACTACCGATGGGACGACGGACGACGACTGA
- a CDS encoding OBG GTPase family GTP-binding protein, with the protein MGLEDEIQELEDEIASTPYNKSTEAHIGRLKSKLAEKKEKLEQQSGSGGGGGYGVEKHGDATVALVGFPSVGKSTLLNALTNAESETGAYEFTTLDVYPGMLKHKGANIQILDVPGLIEGAAGGRGGGQEVLSVVRTADLIVFMVSVFDIDQYDRLSEELYQNKIRLDAEPPRVNIRKKGKDGLSINKAADLELEEETIKGVLREHGYVNADVTIGESVDIDRLVDGVMDNRVYLPSIVVVNKADLIEPDYLPTVEAELEERDIDPDDAIFISAEKEKGLDGLVERIWNELGLIRIYMDKPGRGVDREEPLILREGATVDDACEKLGGSFDDRFRFARVTGPSAKHDEQQVGRDHELADEDVLRIIARR; encoded by the coding sequence ATGGGGCTCGAAGACGAGATTCAGGAACTCGAAGACGAAATCGCCAGTACGCCCTACAACAAGTCGACAGAGGCGCATATCGGTCGACTGAAGTCCAAGCTCGCGGAGAAAAAGGAGAAGTTAGAACAGCAGTCCGGCTCGGGTGGGGGCGGCGGCTACGGCGTCGAGAAACACGGCGACGCCACCGTCGCCCTGGTCGGCTTCCCGAGCGTCGGGAAGTCCACGCTGTTGAACGCGCTGACGAACGCCGAATCGGAGACGGGGGCCTACGAGTTCACGACGCTGGACGTCTACCCGGGGATGCTCAAACACAAGGGGGCGAACATCCAGATTCTCGACGTGCCGGGGCTCATCGAGGGCGCTGCGGGCGGACGCGGTGGTGGTCAGGAGGTGCTGTCGGTCGTCCGCACCGCCGACCTCATCGTCTTCATGGTCTCTGTCTTCGACATCGACCAGTACGACCGCCTGAGCGAGGAGCTGTACCAGAACAAGATTCGCCTGGACGCAGAGCCGCCGCGGGTCAACATCCGGAAGAAGGGTAAAGACGGCCTCTCGATAAACAAGGCCGCCGACCTCGAACTGGAGGAGGAGACCATCAAGGGCGTCCTGCGCGAGCACGGCTACGTCAACGCCGACGTCACCATCGGCGAGTCCGTCGACATCGACCGGCTCGTCGACGGCGTGATGGACAACCGGGTCTATCTGCCCTCCATCGTCGTGGTCAACAAGGCCGACCTCATCGAGCCCGACTATCTCCCGACCGTGGAGGCGGAGCTCGAAGAGCGCGATATCGACCCCGACGACGCCATCTTCATCAGCGCCGAGAAGGAGAAGGGGCTGGACGGACTCGTCGAGCGAATCTGGAACGAACTCGGGCTCATCCGTATCTACATGGACAAGCCGGGTCGGGGCGTCGACCGGGAAGAGCCCCTTATTCTCCGGGAAGGCGCTACCGTCGACGACGCCTGCGAGAAACTGGGCGGGAGCTTCGACGACCGGTTCCGCTTCGCCCGTGTCACCGGTCCGAGCGCGAAACACGACGAACAGCAGGTCGGTCGGGACCACGAACTGGCCGACGAGGACGTGCTCCGTATCATCGCCCGGCGGTAA